The nucleotide window AAGTACCATATTCCTAAAAAAGTAAATTTATTGTATAATGTTATTTTAGTTATGAAGGAAACTTGCAGCATTGCATAGATACACTATGTTGGTTTGCCGGGCTCCTTTTTTTCTATGGAGCTTATATAGAGAGAAATGAAAGGGTGAGAATGGATGAAGGAATCATTAAAAGCAGAATTTAAGAGCATGCGATTCACAGTGCTGACAGCGCTTCTTGTATGGTTGAAAACATATATTGTCACTCGCATGAGCTTTGATTTGAAACTCGAATCATTTATGCAGGAGTTTATTTTGTTTATTAGCCCATTGGCGGCTTCCTTATTAGTAGTTGGACTTTCACTGTTGGCGAACGGTGCGAAGCGAAACTATATTGCGATTTCCCTTAACTTTTTATTAACATTTATATTGATGGGAAACGTGGCGTTTTACGGCTTCTTTAATGACTTCGTTACACTGCCGGTATTAACACAAACTTCTAACTTCGGCAGCTTGGGATCTAGTGCGAAGGAGCTATTAAGCTTTAAAGTATTAGTTATGTTTGCGGACATCCTTGTATTGCTTTGGGTTGCGATAAAGCGCAAAAACTTTGCCCAAACGCACCGAATTGCTCGCCCTATGAAGATGGTATATTTTTTAGCGGGGGTTGCCGTATTCTTTGCTAACCTTGGTCTTGCGGAAGCAGAGCGCCCTGAACTGTTAACACGTTCTTTTGACCGTGTCATGCTTGTTAAAAACCTTGGTTTATATGCACACCAAGTATATGATATTGGTTTACAAGCCAAATCCAGCTCCCAAAAAGCGCTGGCTGACGGCAGCAAGCTTCAAGAAACCGAAAACTACGTAAAAGCAAACGAAGTAAAGCCGAATCCGGAAATGTTTGGTGTTGCCAAAGGCAAGAACGTAATTGTAGTATCTCTTGAATCCACACAGTCATTCTTAATTAACGCGACTGTAAACGGACAAGAAGTTACACCATTTATGAACCAACTGATGAAAGAAAGCTATTACTTTGATAACTTTTATCATCAAACAGGACAAGGAAAAACATCCGATGCTGAGTTTATGATTGACAACTCCTTGTATCCTCTAGACCGTGGTGCGGTATATTTTACACATGCAAATAACGAGTATGTGGGCACACCTGAGATTTTGCGTCAACAAGGATATTATTCTGCGGTATTCCATGCAAACAACGCAACATTCTGGAACCGTAACATGATGTACCCAGCACTTGGTTACGATCGTTACTTCAATGAGCTTGATTATAAAATTGATGATACGAACAAATTGAGCTGGGGTCTAAAAGATAAAGAATTCTTTGATCAATCTGTAGATATGTTGAAAACATTGAAGCAACCGTTTTATACACGTTTCATCACATTAACAAACCATTACCCATTCTTATATGATGACAGCACAAAGTTGATTGAACCATATAACTCTGGAAATGGTACAGTGGACCGTTACTTTG belongs to Ectobacillus sp. JY-23 and includes:
- a CDS encoding LTA synthase family protein — its product is MKESLKAEFKSMRFTVLTALLVWLKTYIVTRMSFDLKLESFMQEFILFISPLAASLLVVGLSLLANGAKRNYIAISLNFLLTFILMGNVAFYGFFNDFVTLPVLTQTSNFGSLGSSAKELLSFKVLVMFADILVLLWVAIKRKNFAQTHRIARPMKMVYFLAGVAVFFANLGLAEAERPELLTRSFDRVMLVKNLGLYAHQVYDIGLQAKSSSQKALADGSKLQETENYVKANEVKPNPEMFGVAKGKNVIVVSLESTQSFLINATVNGQEVTPFMNQLMKESYYFDNFYHQTGQGKTSDAEFMIDNSLYPLDRGAVYFTHANNEYVGTPEILRQQGYYSAVFHANNATFWNRNMMYPALGYDRYFNELDYKIDDTNKLSWGLKDKEFFDQSVDMLKTLKQPFYTRFITLTNHYPFLYDDSTKLIEPYNSGNGTVDRYFVTVRYMDEALKHFVERLKAEGIYDNSVIVFYGDHYGISENHNRAMAQYLGKDEITPYDHMNLQRTPLFIHVPGQTKGEVISTPAGQVDIKPTILNLLGIENNSDIKFGHDLFSKDRNPFVVMRDGSFVTDKYTYHANTFYDRLTGQEVTLPEEEAKALTDRAKNELQMSDKIIEGDLLRFFEGNKIKTGTVKTIIKENNKE